The following proteins are co-located in the Chryseobacterium daecheongense genome:
- a CDS encoding bacteriocin, with protein sequence MRNLKKLNKEELKSVYGGEPKKYCVYCERLNKTVCSEVPIAQCP encoded by the coding sequence ATGAGAAATTTAAAGAAACTTAACAAGGAAGAATTAAAATCAGTGTATGGCGGAGAACCTAAAAAATACTGCGTATACTGTGAAAGATTGAATAAGACAGTATGTAGCGAAGTTCCAATCGCTCAGTGTCCTTAA